From one Botrytis cinerea B05.10 chromosome 7, complete sequence genomic stretch:
- the Bcnmd2 gene encoding Bcnmd2 has product MDRRRKRELRDLNTRAWNGEKDIYAVNKSLDSSLKKNTAFIKRLRTAISAATLSTFLQEIRTLSLHKYLSEIISACYEGLCRLKSPGEVEAGVEIVSALHQRFGPAEFTEFLGWLVGKGLATPEKSLLKSLAAEAREKEEKERIVRQRVLLRVVTELWLVGVLRTLDDVARPDDASHGKESLSGSSNKAPDTKAKPNGVGKGGGAEPFPLEVLKDLLGHDRDHANLPLLVIFVKAFGWDILGVREAGYEGRKTVEEDGTTKTTLDATEGEGENEDGDENDSVEETSPLVDSTEDAPLASLELQERFRNILNRYFEDVKAHIIRDQKAIAKQARKDSEAYVKSGQLFEDRQANYEKALKAQERLVSNAQVLAESIGAEMPDLKDSDDSSALGNGGIGLVKAGDYLRGEGEGAGIWEDEDERRFYENLVDLKGKVPGMLLEDGKKKKTDTDEQVGKKVDTSEIIPAESTAPTAKTTDDDQSTAIANKTIGAQVDALLARLPDLTNKDLIDEAAIDFCFLNSKASRNRLIKAVQEIPKGRSDLLPSYSRLVATLGKYMPDIIKGLVDHLDQEFRSLQRRKEKEFLGQARLGNIRYLAELTKFGVVPEHVIFHCLKVSLDDFSRMNIEIICNLLENCGRYLLRNPDMSPRMTSFLETLKRKKSVQHIGQQERMLIENAVYYVDPPLRPTIQQKERTPIDLFIRKLVYSDMTTRNYARIIRSIRRLHWEESEVVTILEKVLSKPGKVKYGNIYLLAIVTSALFRYHQGFVITVIDNVLEYIIVGLEQNDFKFNQRRIAEAKYLGELYNFRMVDHPVIFDTMYRILTFGHGGPPVPGRTNPFDMPDDFFRIRLVAILLESCGVFFSRGAAGKKLDYFLSFFQYYIYTKDPLPMDIEFIVSDVYAATRPQWKLASNIEEASRAFQLAMAQDQKTAGIEKVVEPEEPDSEASSDEGDAGIPEGDIDDASLDSEEETEIDANADNLTSPTGNESEEENFKVTRQEEEIDPEDEADFEREYAKMMAESLDSRKFERKATFDVPLPMRRKDREVATSSELPSETTSGNGPSSGTMAFSLLTKRGNRQQTRTVALPSDSNFAIAMKSQQAAEREEQQRIKNLVLNYDLNDGEEQDGFDKNATTTFSRSDKSGSNRSGQRSRKLQLSDVDWT; this is encoded by the exons ATGGATCGCAGGAGAAAGC gCGAACTGCGCGACTTAAACACTCGCGCTTGGAATGGCGAGAAAG ACATTTATGCCGTGAACAAGTCACTGGATTCATCGCTCAAGAAGAACACAGCCTTTATCAAGCGCCTTCGAACCGCAATTTCAGCTGCGACCCTCAGCACCTTCCTACAAGAAATTCGAACTCTTAGCCTACACAAATATCTCTCGGAAATTATATCGGCTTGTTATGAAGGGCTTTGCAGACTCAAGTCGCCGGGAGAGGTTGAGGCTGGTGTAGAAATTGTCAGCGCATTACATCAGCGTTTTGGGCCGGCAGAATTTACGGAGTTTCTGGGATGGTTGGTAGGAAAGGGATTAGCTACACCGGAAAAGTCATTATTGAAGAGTCTCGCAGCCGAAGCCcgggagaaggaagaaaaggagcgGATTGTACGACAGAGAGTACTTTTGAGAGTTGTCACCGAGTTGTGGTTGGTGGGAGTTTTGAGAACGTTGGACGATGTTGCTCGACCAGATGACGCATCTCACGGCAAGGAATCTCTTTCAGGATCGTCGAACAAGGCACCAGATACTAAAGCGAAACCAAACGGAGTTGGAAAAGGAGGAGGTGCGGAACCATTTCCTCTCGAAGTTCTCAAGGACCTTCTGGGCCATGATAGGGATCATGCGAACTTGCCCCTACTGGTAATCTTTGTAAAGGCGTTTGGTTGGGACATACTCGGTGTCAGAGAAGCTGGATACGAGGGCAGAAAAACTGTAGAGGAAGACGGCACCACGAAGACAACGCTTGATGCCACCGAGGGCGAaggtgagaatgaggatggcGACGAGAACGATTCGGTGGAAGAGACGTCACCCTTAGTGGACTCAACCGAAGATGCCCCTCTAGCTTCACTCGAACTCCAGGAGCGCTTCCGCAACATCCTTAACCgctattttgaagatgtcaaGGCACATATCATTCGTGATCAGAAGGCTATTGCTAAACAGGCCCGCAAAGACTCAGAAGCATACGTCAAATCTGGCCAATTGTTTGAAGACCGCCAGGCAAATTATGAAAAGGCTCTCAAAGCGCAAGAACGACTTGTATCGAACGCTCAGGTTCTCGCGGAATCCATTGGCGCAGAAATGCCAGATCTTAAAGATTCCGATGACTCTTCGGCCTTGGGCAATGGAGGCATTGGGCTTGTGAAGGCTGGCGATTATCTGAGAGGAGAAGGCGAGGGCGCAGGTATCTGGGAGGACGAAGATGAGCGGAGATTCTATGAAAATCTAGTAGATCTTAAAGGAAAGGTCCCGGGTATGCTCCTCGAAGATggtaaaaagaagaaaacagaTACGGATGAGCAAGTGGGCAAAAAGGTCGATACTTCCGAGATCATTCCCGCAGAGTCCACTGCGCCCACCGCGAAGACCACAGATGACGACCAATCCACGGCCATTGCCAACAAAACCATTGGCGCCCAGGTCGATGCATTACTTGCTAGACTCCCTGATCTTACAAACAAAGACCTAATTGACGAGGCTGCAATTGACTTCTGTTTCTTGAACTCCAAAGCTTCTCGCAACCGTTTGATCAAAGCTGTGCAAGAGATTCCTAAGGGTCGTAGTGATCTTCTGCCATCATACTCAAGACTAGTAGCAACACTGGGGAAGTACATGCCTGATATCATAAAAGGCTTGGTTGATCACCTTGATCAAGAATTCCGCAGCCTTCAACGTCgcaaggaaaaagaattcttaGGTCAAGCCCGACTAGGAAACATTCGCTACTTGGCTGAGCTGACCAAGTTTGGCGTGGTTCCTGAGCATGTTATATTCCATTGCTTGAAAGTCAGTCTTGACGACTTCTCACGGATGAATATTGAGATCATATGCAACTTGCTAGAAAATTGTGGTCGATACTTACTTCGCAATCCAGACATGTCCCCTCGAATGACATCCTTCTTGGAAACACTAAAACGCAAGAAGTCGGTCCAACATATTGGCCAACAGGAGCGCATGCTGATCGAAAATGCCGTTTACTATGTAGACCCACCTTTGCGACCAACGATCCAGCAAAAGGAGAGAACGCCAATTGATTTATTCATTCGCAAGCTTGTCTATTCTGATATGACTACACGAAACTATGCTAGGATTATCAGGTCGATTCGAAGACTTCACTGGGAAGAATCAGAG GTTGTCACTATTCTCGAAAAAGTCCTTTCCAAACCCGGAAAGGTAAAGTATGGTAACATTTATCTTTTGGCAATTGTTACAAGTGCTCTCTTCCGTTATCACCAAGGGTTTGTAATCACAGTCATTGACAATGTATTGGAATACATTATCGTTGGTTTGGAGCAAAATGATTTTAAGTTCAACCAACGTCGGATTGCAGAAGCCAAGTACCTTGGGGAGCTGTACAACTTTCGAATGGTAGATCATCCTGTAATATTCGACACAATGTACCGTATCTTGACATTTGGTCATG GTGGACCGCCTGTCCCTGGTCGCACCAATCCTTTCGATATGCCTGATGACTTTTTCAGGATTCGTCTTGTAGCAATTTTATTAGAAAGTTGCGGAGTTTTCTTTAGTCGTGGCGCGGCGGGAAAGAAACTTGATTACTTCTTGTCATTTTTCCAG TACTACATTTATACGAAAGATCCTCTACCCATGGACATTGAATTTATCGTCAGTGATGTTTATGCAGCCACCAGACCTCAATGGAAGCTTGCCTCAAATATCGAAGAAGCTAGTCGTGCGTTCCAATTGGCCATGGCCCAGGATCAAAAGACTGCTGGCATTGAGAAGGTTGTTGAACCAGAAGAGCCTGATAGTGAGGCATCATCAGACGAAGGAGATGCAGGCATTCCGGAAGGAGATATCGACGATGCTTCCCTCGATTCCGAAGAAGAAACGGAAATTGATGCTAATGCCGACAACTTAACATCACCAACAGGGAAcgaatcagaagaagaaaacttcAAAGTCACTCGccaggaagaagaaattgatccTGAGGATGAAGCCGATTTCGAACGTGAGTATGCTAAAATGATGGCTGAGAGTCTAGATTCCAGAAAATTTGAACGAAAAGCGACATTCGATGTTCCACTTCCCATGAGACGCAAAGACCGTGAAGTCGCAACCTCGAGCGAATTGCCTAGTGAGACTACCTCAGGAAATGGTCCATCCAGTGGTACAATGGCATTCTCACTTTTAACAAAGCGTGGCAATCGACAACAG ACTCGAACGGTAGCCCTCCCTTCAGACTCAAATTTCGCAATCGCTATGAAATCACAACAAGCTGCCGAGCGCGAGGAGCAACAACGCATCAAGAATCTAGTTCTGAATTATGATCTCAACGATGGCGAAGAACAAGATG GTTTCGATAAAAATGCCACTACAACGTTCTCCAGATCTGATAAGTCTGGTAGTAACCGTAGTGGACAGAGGTCAAGAAAACTACAGCTTAGTGATGTTGATTG GACATGA